The following proteins are co-located in the Pomacea canaliculata isolate SZHN2017 linkage group LG10, ASM307304v1, whole genome shotgun sequence genome:
- the LOC112573994 gene encoding LOW QUALITY PROTEIN: uncharacterized protein LOC112573994 (The sequence of the model RefSeq protein was modified relative to this genomic sequence to represent the inferred CDS: deleted 2 bases in 1 codon) — MAAPVEETPEGSCGVYSSSSDAAVGDVVWEEKVRSLKDIIASFRLPLVARVKSGDLSRLLPLSGADDNNIIQIHELRRRKIVFARRLQWEKRQHDYIVSGEQVEVPASFKGWFEVVPEDGRPVEYFDTVGAIASVKPRRFLVRTSTVGYQLSIEDGATCWMPHEIRPGEVLTTGMVYMDNNNNTNNKKGRSGAGNNKGFFKRLLKSSKSKSRPEQDLKYLQCFDMEGREVMIPLIMSGVFSPVGDALLANYDAVYELQDLIMAFGLPVNVQLIHASIKEKASCPQGVLKLLGSREEELVLVSRVAKNGLIADPGVEKVEVTLDKDLVLQRGMPRRKQSVHSTRPQPLTGDYLKDFGSGSLEAPPKDADSAGLQVALPKRAPKELKKSKSTGLLDILSVRRARHERARLKELRADDVFSRRIVRSDLSYEDFFNGLDGEGEDGETKAAPTTTPCGPGQASSESPYGSTTAARSSSIQTRDLPPIPVETPHSPVPSVGTSTNSSRDSLYEHLPPAPKPPSRALSEPTPGGQADEEEGEEDGYMVPTSVSAGPPSHVHIRCRPPTGPQHARYRKCRSELPTRGAVVTEGVPPDNLTDLRNVTNQQDIQERPYGTITALDWTGSTSQLYGYKVKDTRSAAPWPSDSLHQTRANDVLHGSLTRSSLENLDLETRSTHGSRYRSRSQGRNHQVDANATIRLHNLRKSQGALQELFQTSSLGDSQSLFSSSTHTNYPGAAIPDMTYHPEMRSYHALTVASTGCGPWDAEGAENGHGTLTRHTWPAFRVASNPYSQRPFTYIGYPDSESLYRKYPRALSMTGLSDSAYPKQGDDSAISVGSRGGEYVLHNDSEYSYNEYSDSLSCVTTRTSVEDNWRPPDDISGLSVQEVSRSLRYIGMKDRVVLRFSHEQIDGSMLCSLDKRLLKEGFPDLNALEIKKILDFVRGWRPKKK; from the exons ATGGCGGCACCAGTGGAGGAGACCCCCGAGGGGTCGTGTGGCGTGTACAGCAGCTCGTCGGACGCCGCTGTTGGCGATGTGGTTTGGGAGGAGAAAGTGAGAAGCCTCAAAGACATCATCGCTAGCTTCCGCCTGCCGCTCGTGGCCAGGGTTAAGAGTGGAGACTTATCGAGGCTCTTGCCGCTGAGTGGAGCCGACGACAACAACATCATCCAAATCCACGAGTTGCGGCGACGAAAGATCGTCTTTGCTCGAAGGCTTCAGTGGGAGAAACGGCAGCACGATTACATTGTGTCAGGCGAGCAGGTAGAGGTGCCAGCAAGCTTCAAAG GTTGGTTCGAGGTTGTACCGGAGGACGGGCGGCCGGTGGAGTATTTCGACACGGTGGGCGCCATCGCCAGTGTCAAACCTCGCCGCTTCCTGGTGCGCACGTCCACCGTCGGCTACCAACTGTCCATCGAAGATGGCGCCACGTGCTGGATGCCGCACGAGATCCGCCCGGGCGAG GTCCTCACAACAGGTATGGTCTACAtggacaacaataacaacaccaacaacaagaaGGGCCGGAGCGGGGCAGGCAACAACAAGGGTTTCTTCAAGCGTCTTCTCAAGTCCTCGAAGTCTAAGAGCAGGCCGGAGCAGGACCTCAAGTACCTGCAGTGTTTCGACATGGAGGGCCGCGAGGTGATGATCCCACTCATCATGTCTGGTGTCTTCAGCCCCGTGGGCGATGCTTTGCTGGCCAACTATGATGCGGTGTATGAACTGCAGGACCTCATCATGGCCTTTGGTCTGCCGGTCAACGTCCAGCTCATCCACGCCAGCATCAAGGAGAAGGCTTCTTGCCCGCAG GGTGTACTCAAGCTGCTGGGATCTCGAGAGGAGGAACTGGTTCTCGTCAGCCGGGTGGCCAAGAACGGCCTCATCGCAGACCCTGGCGTAGAAAAGGTGGAGGTGACCCTGGACAAAGACCTGGTGCTTCAGCGTGGGATGCCCAGACGGAAACAGAGTGTACACTCCACGCGCCCGCAGCCGCTCACGGGCGACTACCTAAAGGATTTTGGCAGTGGTTCGCTGGAAGCACCTCCCAAAGATGCTGACTCTGCTGGCCTGCAGGTGGCGCTGCCTAAGCGAGCGCCCAAGGAACTGAAAAAGTCCAAGTCCACGGGGCTGTTGGACATCCTGAGTGTGCGGCGAGCGCGGCACGAGCGGGCGCGCCTGAAGGAGCTGAGGGCTGATGACGTCTTCTCCCGGAGAATCGTGCGCAGCGACCTCAGCTACGAGGACTTCTTCAACGGGCTGGACGGCGAGGGAGAGGACGGGGAGACCAAAGctgcccccaccaccacaccctgCGGCCCAGGCCAGGCCTCCAGCGAGTCGCCCTACGGCAGCACCACCGCCGCCCGCTCGAGCAGCATTCAGACCCGCGACCTGCCCCCCATCCCCGTAGAGACCCCCCACTCGCCCGTGCCGTCAGTTGGCACCAGCACCAACAGCTCCCGGGACTCTCTGTACGAACACCTGCCCCCCGCTCCCAAGCCCCCTTCCCGCGCGCTTAGCGAGCCCACGCCGGGTGGGCAGGCCGATGAAGAGGAGGGTGAGGAGGACGGCTACATGGTGCCCACCAGCGTCAGCGCCGGGCCGCCCAGCCACGTGCACATCAGATGCAGACCACCCACAGGTCCGCAACACGCGCGCTACAGAAAATGTCGCAGCGAGCTTCCCACGCGGGGCGCTGTCGTCACTGAGGGCGTGCCCCCTGACAACCTCACTGACCTCCGCAACGTCACAAACCAACAG GATATCCAGGAACGACCCTACGGCACGATCACTGCGCTTGACTGGACCGGAAGTACGTCACAGCTGTACGGCTACAAGGTGAAGGACACGAGAAGCGCCGCCCCGTGGCCATCAGACTCTTTACATCAGACTCGTGCTAATGACGTGCTTCACGGCAGTCTCACTCGCTCCTCTTTAGAAAATCTCGACCTGGAAACGAGGTCGACCCATGGAAGCAGGTACAGGTCAAGGTCTCAGGGTCGGAACCACCAGGTGGATGCCAACGCAACAATTCGGTTGCACAACCTGCGGAAGTCTCAAGGAGCATTGCAGGAGCTGTTCCAGACCAGCAGCCTTGGTGACAGCCAGAGTTTGTTCTCGTCATCCACCCACACAAATTACCCAGGCGCCGCCATTCCGGATATGACGTACCACCCAGAGATGAGGTCTTACCACGCGCTGACTGTGGCGTCCACTGGATGTGGGCCATGGGACGCAGAGGGCGCTGAGAACGGGCACGGTACCTTGACTCGCCACACTT GGCCCGCATTTAGGGTCGCAAGCAACCCGTACAGCCAGCGACCTTTCACCTACATCGGCTACCCCGACAGCGAGTCCCTCTACCGCAAGTACCCGCGGGCGCTGTCCATGACGGGGCTCAGCGACTCCGCCTACCCGAAGCAGGGAGACGACTCGGCCATTTCGGTGGGTTCCAGGGGAGGCGAGTACGTTCTGCACAACGACAGCGAGTACAGCTATAACGAGTACAGCGACTCACTCAGCTGTGTAACCACGAGGACGAGTGTGGAGGACAACTGGAGGCCTCCTGACGACATTTCCGGGCTGTCGGTGCAGGAGGTGTCGCGGTCGCTGCGGTACATCGGCATGAAGGACCGCGTGGTGCTGCGCTTCTCGCACGAGCAGATCGACGGCAGCATGTTGTGCTCGCTCGACAAGCGGCTGCTCAAGGAGGGCTTCCCGGACCTCAACGCCCTCGAGATTAAGAAGATTCTCGACTTCGTCAGGGGCTGGCGACCCAAAAAGAAGTGA